One part of the Chryseobacterium mulctrae genome encodes these proteins:
- a CDS encoding LytR/AlgR family response regulator transcription factor has product MTNNNLPKMKCLIIDDEPLARFHLKEMSDQIDFLEVVDTCATALEANSKVQEKQIDLLFLDINMPYLTGLEFLEQLENPPLCILTTAYSEYALEGYRLQVVDYLLKPIAFNRFYQAVNKAQQQFIISEKIKRNTPFDDPFLYVRQSDSFIKVSWVDILFIESMQNYTKLHFKDKSLVIHQTMKAIEESLPVEHFFRIHKSFLINITHIDMISGGRLFINKIELPISRTRKEELLNQVVYKKLISK; this is encoded by the coding sequence ATGACGAACAATAATCTTCCCAAAATGAAATGTTTAATTATAGATGATGAGCCATTAGCGAGATTTCATCTGAAAGAAATGTCCGATCAAATTGATTTTTTAGAGGTTGTAGATACTTGTGCAACTGCCTTGGAAGCCAATTCTAAAGTGCAGGAAAAACAAATCGATCTTCTTTTTCTGGATATTAATATGCCTTATTTAACAGGGCTAGAGTTTTTGGAGCAATTGGAAAATCCACCGTTATGCATTCTTACAACCGCTTATTCAGAATATGCTTTGGAAGGATACAGGCTTCAGGTAGTTGATTATCTGTTGAAACCGATTGCTTTTAATCGTTTTTATCAGGCGGTTAATAAAGCACAACAACAATTCATCATATCTGAAAAAATAAAAAGGAATACACCTTTTGATGATCCTTTTTTGTATGTGCGACAGTCTGATTCTTTTATCAAAGTTTCGTGGGTAGACATTTTATTTATTGAAAGTATGCAGAATTATACGAAGCTTCATTTTAAAGATAAATCACTTGTCATTCATCAAACGATGAAAGCTATTGAAGAATCGCTTCCTGTTGAACACTTTTTCAGGATTCATAAATCATTTTTAATCAATATTACTCATATCGATATGATCTCAGGAGGACGTTTGTTTATTAATAAAATTGAGCTTCCTATATCCAGAACCCGAAAAGAAGAATTACTTAATCAGGTTGTATATAAGAAGCTCATTAGTAAATAG
- a CDS encoding porin family protein, with amino-acid sequence MKQRFLALSSLFVCITCSVEANAQQTSTFHIGIKGGTNFTKTSTESSGLDGKYGLGYQAGVMTRADFNRLYVQGEILFNRTKTSYGMKDGSSSKLTWNSIDVPIVVGYKIVNNKDFNIRAFAGGVYSYAFNDNLSATKALQEGFKKFDKFNVGITGGVGMDYKNFTVDLRYETGLSSISKEFKSKPHSFSLGIGYFLF; translated from the coding sequence ATGAAACAACGTTTTTTAGCATTAAGCTCATTATTTGTATGCATTACTTGTTCGGTCGAAGCCAATGCTCAACAAACATCTACCTTTCACATCGGGATCAAAGGAGGAACTAATTTTACAAAAACATCTACTGAATCTTCAGGGCTCGATGGAAAATATGGCTTGGGATATCAAGCCGGAGTGATGACGAGGGCAGATTTTAACCGTTTATATGTACAGGGAGAGATCTTGTTCAACAGAACAAAAACATCGTACGGAATGAAAGACGGGAGTTCTTCAAAATTAACTTGGAATTCCATTGATGTACCTATCGTCGTTGGTTACAAAATTGTCAACAACAAAGATTTCAATATCAGGGCATTTGCGGGTGGTGTTTACAGTTATGCTTTTAATGATAATTTATCTGCAACAAAAGCTCTTCAGGAAGGATTCAAAAAATTTGATAAATTCAATGTCGGGATCACAGGAGGTGTTGGAATGGATTACAAAAACTTCACTGTTGACCTTCGTTATGAGACAGGATTATCCAGCATCAGCAAGGAATTTAAGTCTAAACCTCATAGCTTTTCACTGGGAATCGGATATTTCCTGTTCTAA
- a CDS encoding BaiN/RdsA family NAD(P)/FAD-dependent oxidoreductase, whose translation MKQIIIIGGGAAGFFCAANLDEKKYKVTILEQNSDVLQKVKISGGGRCNVSHACFDPKELVQFYPRGNKELLSVFTKFQPGDTMEWFENRKIPLKIEKDNRIFPESNSSQTIINTFLHEIQQKNVEVKTKCSVKEIEKLDEKYLVKTSLGDFEADFVIYTTGSSPKSLKMIENLGHKIIDLVPSLFTFNIKDDLLKDLLGTSFEMAETSIPKLKTEESGPLLITHWGLSGPAILKISAWEAINLAKVKYNFEVQVNFISKDIDDAEELFQNFKQSNPKKSIGQSKIFEVTNRFWQRILEVSKVDLNKQIANISGKEMQIILENLCKKKFQVTGKSTFKDEFVTAGGVDLKEINFKNMSSKILPNFYVAGEVLNIDAVTGGFNFQACWSEAWLIAQDLNNL comes from the coding sequence ATGAAGCAAATTATCATTATCGGAGGTGGTGCAGCAGGATTTTTCTGTGCTGCAAATCTTGACGAAAAGAAATATAAAGTTACCATTCTTGAGCAGAATTCAGATGTTTTGCAAAAAGTAAAAATTTCCGGAGGTGGAAGATGTAATGTAAGTCATGCCTGTTTTGATCCTAAAGAATTAGTGCAGTTTTATCCTCGTGGAAACAAAGAGTTACTGAGCGTTTTCACCAAATTTCAACCGGGAGATACTATGGAATGGTTCGAAAATCGGAAAATCCCGTTGAAGATAGAAAAAGATAACAGGATCTTCCCTGAAAGCAATTCTTCGCAGACGATTATTAATACTTTTTTACATGAAATTCAGCAGAAAAATGTTGAAGTTAAAACGAAATGTTCAGTCAAAGAAATTGAAAAATTAGATGAAAAATATTTAGTTAAAACAAGTTTAGGGGATTTTGAAGCAGATTTTGTGATTTACACAACCGGAAGTTCACCAAAGTCTTTAAAAATGATTGAAAATTTAGGACATAAAATCATAGACTTGGTTCCTTCTCTATTTACATTTAATATTAAAGATGATTTGCTGAAAGATCTTTTAGGAACAAGTTTTGAAATGGCAGAAACCTCTATTCCAAAATTAAAAACTGAAGAAAGCGGACCGCTATTGATTACGCATTGGGGACTTTCAGGACCTGCAATTCTGAAAATTTCGGCTTGGGAAGCCATTAATCTGGCGAAAGTAAAATACAATTTTGAAGTTCAGGTGAATTTTATTTCAAAAGACATTGATGATGCGGAAGAATTATTTCAAAATTTCAAACAGTCAAATCCTAAAAAATCAATCGGGCAATCTAAAATATTTGAGGTAACAAATCGTTTTTGGCAGAGAATTCTGGAAGTTTCAAAAGTCGATTTGAATAAACAAATTGCCAATATTTCAGGAAAAGAAATGCAGATAATTCTTGAAAATTTATGCAAAAAGAAGTTTCAAGTCACTGGAAAGTCAACATTTAAGGATGAGTTTGTAACCGCAGGAGGTGTAGATTTAAAAGAAATTAATTTTAAAAATATGTCTTCGAAAATTTTGCCTAACTTTTACGTTGCTGGAGAAGTTTTAAATATTGATGCGGTAACAGGTGGATTTAATTTTCAGGCATGTTGGAGTGAGGCATGGCTGATTGCACAAGACTTAAATAATTTATAA
- a CDS encoding acyl-CoA thioesterase yields MTFYHTFEVRWSDLDANKHLANSSYVQYCAQTRMAFMKKEKMGVTQMSRWGIGPVIMHERFSFFKEIFADQKVIVSLEIDGCAEDAAIYRFVHKFYLPDGSHCATSEATGVWIDTMLRKMTSPPDDVVEAMNKYKTAETILMTREDFKKLPFRPENIDPATFN; encoded by the coding sequence ATGACATTTTACCATACATTCGAAGTTCGCTGGAGCGACTTAGACGCAAATAAACACTTGGCCAATTCATCTTACGTGCAATATTGTGCGCAAACCAGAATGGCTTTTATGAAAAAGGAAAAAATGGGTGTTACCCAAATGAGCCGATGGGGAATTGGGCCTGTAATTATGCATGAGCGTTTTTCTTTTTTCAAGGAAATTTTTGCTGATCAAAAGGTAATTGTAAGCCTTGAAATTGATGGATGCGCAGAAGATGCAGCGATCTATCGTTTCGTTCATAAATTCTATCTTCCTGATGGCTCACACTGTGCAACTTCTGAAGCAACCGGCGTTTGGATCGATACAATGTTGAGAAAAATGACCTCTCCGCCAGATGATGTGGTAGAAGCAATGAATAAATATAAAACGGCTGAAACGATATTGATGACGAGAGAAGATTTTAAAAAGCTTCCTTTCCGTCCGGAAAATATTGACCCGGCAACATTTAACTAA
- the thiL gene encoding thiamine-phosphate kinase, which yields MFEDKEQELTPISKLGEFGLIKHLTEFFPLSNESSELGVGDDAAVINPGNKRVVLTTDVLAEGVHFNLGYVPLKHLGYKAVVVNLSDIAAMNATPTQILVSLAVSNRFPVEALEELYSGIQAACGKYKVDLIGGDTTSSNAGLVMSITAVGIENEENIVKRSGAKPNDLLVVTGDLGGAYMGLQILEREHAVFLADPNMQPEMEGFDYILERQLKPEARTDVKGVLEQLDIKPTSMIDISDGLASEILHLSDQSKVGFRLYEEKIPMDNLTITTADELNLNPVMTALSGGEDYELLFTIASEDFDKIKNHPDFTIIGHAVEKEEGNFMVARGSNQLVALTAQGWDAFLGNQYND from the coding sequence ATGTTTGAAGATAAAGAACAAGAATTAACGCCAATCTCAAAACTGGGAGAGTTTGGTTTAATTAAACATTTAACGGAATTTTTTCCATTATCCAACGAATCTTCGGAACTTGGAGTAGGAGATGATGCTGCCGTAATCAATCCCGGAAACAAGAGGGTTGTTTTAACGACCGATGTTTTGGCAGAAGGAGTTCATTTCAATTTAGGATATGTTCCATTGAAGCATTTAGGCTACAAAGCTGTTGTTGTGAATCTAAGTGATATTGCAGCAATGAATGCAACGCCTACCCAGATTTTGGTTTCTTTGGCTGTTTCAAACCGTTTTCCGGTGGAAGCTTTAGAAGAATTATATTCAGGAATTCAAGCGGCTTGCGGAAAATATAAAGTAGACTTGATTGGCGGAGATACAACGAGTTCTAATGCCGGTTTAGTGATGAGCATAACCGCAGTCGGAATCGAAAATGAAGAGAATATTGTCAAAAGAAGCGGTGCAAAACCAAATGATTTATTGGTGGTAACCGGAGATTTAGGTGGAGCTTATATGGGACTTCAGATTTTAGAAAGAGAACATGCTGTTTTCTTAGCTGATCCAAATATGCAGCCTGAAATGGAAGGTTTCGACTATATTTTAGAGAGACAGTTAAAACCAGAAGCAAGAACTGATGTGAAAGGTGTCTTGGAACAATTAGATATCAAACCGACGTCAATGATCGATATTTCAGACGGTTTGGCTTCGGAAATTCTGCATCTTTCTGACCAATCAAAAGTTGGTTTCAGATTGTATGAAGAGAAAATTCCGATGGATAATTTAACGATTACAACTGCTGACGAATTGAATTTAAACCCAGTAATGACAGCGTTAAGCGGTGGTGAAGATTATGAACTGTTATTCACGATTGCTTCAGAGGATTTTGATAAGATAAAAAATCACCCGGATTTTACCATTATCGGTCATGCGGTTGAAAAAGAAGAAGGCAATTTTATGGTGGCAAGAGGTTCTAACCAATTGGTTGCTTTAACGGCACAAGGTTGGGATGCTTTTTTAGGAAACCAGTACAACGATTAA
- a CDS encoding thioredoxin family protein → MKNIKTLVAAAIIGLSLLSFTAINKNNEDPKQKVSSSKGYEVGDTAADFKLKNIDGKMVSLSDFKKAKGFIVVFTCNHCPYAKKYEDRIVALDKKYKIAGYPVIAINPNDPNVQPEDGFQQMITRAKEKGFTFPYLVDEGQKVYPQYGATKTPHVFILQKEGAKNIVKYIGAIDNNYDDPNDVSEHYVQDAMAALLSGKPVAKTKTVAIGCTIKVKK, encoded by the coding sequence ATGAAAAATATTAAAACATTAGTTGCTGCCGCAATAATAGGCTTAAGTTTACTAAGCTTTACGGCAATCAATAAAAATAATGAAGATCCGAAGCAAAAAGTAAGTTCTTCAAAAGGCTATGAAGTTGGTGATACCGCTGCCGATTTTAAGCTTAAAAATATCGACGGAAAAATGGTTTCGTTGAGCGATTTTAAAAAGGCAAAAGGTTTTATCGTAGTTTTTACCTGTAATCATTGTCCGTATGCAAAAAAATATGAAGACAGAATCGTTGCGCTTGATAAGAAATACAAAATTGCCGGTTATCCTGTGATTGCAATTAACCCGAATGATCCAAATGTGCAGCCGGAAGATGGGTTTCAGCAAATGATCACAAGAGCCAAAGAAAAAGGTTTTACATTCCCTTATTTGGTAGATGAAGGACAGAAAGTTTATCCTCAATATGGTGCCACAAAAACGCCGCACGTTTTTATTCTTCAGAAAGAAGGTGCAAAAAATATCGTAAAATATATTGGAGCCATCGACAATAATTATGATGATCCTAATGATGTTTCAGAACATTATGTACAAGATGCAATGGCTGCTTTATTGAGCGGAAAACCAGTTGCAAAAACTAAAACAGTAGCAATAGGCTGTACAATAAAAGTGAAAAAATAA
- a CDS encoding energy transducer TonB, producing the protein MKKYFAFLLILLGVISIDAQKDSIQYPEVKVSSDYGKKASLDKTPEFPGGHAAFMKLIIGNFNTSRLARQNIAKARAIAVFDIDKEGNMIDLRMESYDNEAVKAEFLNALNKIKTKWIPGEQNGEKVKMRMRQPLQFNLN; encoded by the coding sequence ATGAAAAAATATTTTGCTTTTTTACTGATTTTATTGGGTGTAATTTCTATTGATGCTCAAAAAGACTCGATACAATATCCTGAAGTAAAAGTAAGTTCTGATTATGGAAAAAAGGCATCTTTAGATAAAACCCCTGAATTTCCAGGAGGGCACGCTGCATTTATGAAGCTGATTATAGGTAATTTCAACACTTCCAGATTAGCAAGGCAGAACATTGCAAAAGCAAGAGCAATTGCCGTGTTTGATATTGATAAAGAAGGAAATATGATTGATCTGAGAATGGAATCTTATGACAATGAAGCCGTAAAAGCAGAGTTTCTAAATGCACTCAACAAAATAAAAACAAAGTGGATTCCCGGTGAACAAAATGGTGAGAAAGTAAAAATGCGTATGCGACAACCTCTTCAGTTTAATTTAAATTAA
- a CDS encoding energy transducer TonB, with product MKKLFVFLVLISSVKIFSQEQNRSSTEIFGTEQFGNIEKSKEFPIYPGGINVFKMSFAKMIDWDKVNAKGAVKSEAQLIISEDGNVVDINIIGDNKSLNKEMERVAKRMSKTKWIPAKIDGKPVKFRFKLPITMNFD from the coding sequence ATGAAAAAACTATTTGTATTTCTTGTACTAATTAGTTCTGTAAAAATTTTCTCACAAGAGCAAAATAGATCATCTACCGAAATATTTGGAACTGAACAATTTGGAAATATCGAAAAATCTAAAGAGTTTCCAATTTATCCAGGAGGAATTAATGTTTTCAAAATGAGCTTTGCTAAAATGATTGATTGGGATAAGGTAAATGCTAAAGGTGCAGTTAAATCCGAAGCTCAATTAATAATTTCTGAAGATGGTAATGTTGTAGATATAAATATTATAGGAGATAATAAGTCTTTAAATAAAGAAATGGAACGTGTAGCAAAGCGTATGTCTAAAACAAAATGGATTCCTGCTAAAATTGATGGAAAACCAGTAAAATTCAGATTTAAACTACCTATTACAATGAATTTTGATTAA
- a CDS encoding DUF2306 domain-containing protein yields MLSIKRNIPNILKILLIIGFGYFFWLMLKITLEYIPLDTNVSFLMIKQTEVEQRPEYLYFFYTHVYTSIFVLLAGFLAILRKDFRLKNFHRNAGKIYILLILLFAAPSGIYMGIFANGGFLSKISFVILGGLWWFTTFKAFQLARQRKFKEHKQWMWRSFALTISAITLRMWKVIIVYLFHPNPMDVYQIIAWLGWIPNILLIEYLITKKHI; encoded by the coding sequence ATGCTTTCAATTAAAAGAAATATTCCGAACATTCTAAAAATCCTTCTTATCATAGGATTCGGATATTTCTTTTGGCTCATGCTGAAAATCACTCTAGAGTATATTCCTTTAGATACCAATGTGAGTTTTTTAATGATTAAACAAACTGAAGTAGAACAAAGACCGGAATATCTTTATTTCTTTTACACCCATGTTTACACAAGCATTTTTGTTTTATTAGCTGGTTTTTTAGCTATTCTCAGAAAAGATTTTCGACTGAAAAATTTTCACAGAAACGCGGGTAAAATTTATATTTTATTGATTCTACTATTCGCTGCACCTTCAGGAATTTATATGGGAATTTTTGCAAATGGTGGATTTTTATCAAAAATTTCTTTTGTCATTTTAGGTGGTTTATGGTGGTTTACTACGTTTAAAGCTTTTCAATTAGCCCGACAGAGAAAATTCAAAGAACACAAGCAATGGATGTGGCGAAGTTTTGCACTCACAATTTCTGCCATCACTTTGAGAATGTGGAAAGTAATTATTGTATATTTATTCCACCCAAACCCAATGGATGTTTACCAAATCATTGCTTGGTTGGGCTGGATTCCAAACATTTTATTAATTGAATATTTAATCACAAAAAAGCACATTTAA
- a CDS encoding TlpA family protein disulfide reductase, protein MKKILSFSALIFSLSFYFSQEQIIVNDVPMIKYELLEKKIQEEKDILLVLNFWSTTCAPCVKELPDFMEVNNKYKDNPKFKMLLVSLDRSKDKERVVQFIKNKKLTAEVILLDDIKRMNTWIPRFEKNWDGNIPVTIVYKNSEKVHFNDGEMTKTELENIITKNL, encoded by the coding sequence ATGAAGAAAATTTTGAGTTTCAGTGCATTGATTTTCAGTCTGTCTTTTTATTTTTCACAGGAGCAAATTATTGTAAATGATGTTCCGATGATTAAATATGAATTGCTCGAAAAGAAAATTCAGGAAGAAAAAGACATTTTATTGGTTCTGAATTTCTGGTCTACAACCTGTGCTCCTTGTGTGAAAGAACTTCCGGATTTTATGGAGGTTAATAATAAATATAAAGACAATCCTAAATTTAAAATGCTTTTGGTGTCTTTAGACCGCTCGAAAGATAAAGAGCGTGTTGTACAATTTATTAAAAATAAGAAACTTACCGCAGAAGTTATTCTCCTTGATGATATTAAAAGAATGAATACTTGGATTCCCCGGTTTGAAAAAAACTGGGACGGAAACATTCCTGTTACGATTGTCTATAAAAACTCAGAAAAAGTACATTTTAACGACGGAGAAATGACAAAAACTGAACTGGAAAATATAATCACAAAAAATCTATAA
- a CDS encoding sensor histidine kinase, whose translation MTKPLVLKKHILIIIFWLVFGMAIWMQIQVDAGMYNAFLQTSIILISSFIFAHFLTDKLLPKALISKKMNQFLVEAGIVIILLSFIFSFVFAYINIDAQTPLPPSFSGHLAVLWKGFYLSIPASLLIIGTACGIRFYLEHGKIERDHILLQQAHLESQLKLLQDQINPHVMFNVLNHIHILMKTNTELASFLLLKFSDILRYQLYHCNKNQVMVSQEIQYLQDLVEVEKLRWGNELDVKATWDINNKKAFIAPLLLVPFIENAFKYVCRLPGHKGYIIISCKEKDNTLFFYVENSYSNITTYKKKDGAHGIGLQNVKKRLNLQYPDSHTLKTESDNDIYKVSLTLKLSQENDEQ comes from the coding sequence ATGACAAAACCTTTAGTCTTAAAAAAACATATATTAATTATCATTTTCTGGCTTGTTTTCGGGATGGCGATCTGGATGCAGATTCAGGTTGACGCCGGAATGTATAATGCCTTTCTTCAGACTTCAATTATTCTGATAAGTTCTTTTATTTTTGCACATTTCTTAACCGACAAACTCCTTCCAAAAGCGCTGATTTCCAAAAAGATGAATCAATTTTTAGTAGAAGCCGGAATTGTAATTATTTTATTGAGTTTTATATTCTCGTTTGTTTTTGCTTATATCAATATTGATGCTCAAACACCTCTTCCGCCAAGTTTCTCGGGGCATTTGGCTGTTTTATGGAAAGGTTTTTATTTATCAATTCCTGCATCGCTACTTATAATCGGAACTGCTTGTGGAATAAGGTTTTATTTGGAACACGGAAAAATAGAACGGGATCATATTTTATTACAACAGGCACATTTGGAAAGTCAGCTTAAACTTTTACAGGATCAGATCAATCCGCATGTGATGTTTAATGTTTTAAATCACATTCATATTTTAATGAAAACAAATACAGAACTTGCTTCTTTTCTGTTGTTAAAATTCTCAGATATTCTACGTTATCAACTGTACCACTGCAATAAAAATCAGGTTATGGTCAGCCAGGAAATTCAATATCTCCAAGATCTGGTGGAAGTTGAAAAATTGAGATGGGGAAATGAACTGGACGTAAAAGCCACCTGGGATATCAATAATAAAAAAGCTTTCATTGCTCCTCTTTTGCTCGTTCCGTTTATAGAAAATGCTTTTAAATATGTTTGTCGTCTGCCCGGGCATAAAGGTTACATCATCATTTCATGTAAAGAAAAGGACAACACACTTTTCTTTTATGTTGAAAATTCTTATTCTAACATCACTACTTACAAAAAGAAAGACGGCGCACATGGAATTGGCCTTCAAAATGTAAAAAAACGGCTAAATCTTCAATATCCGGATTCACACACATTAAAAACCGAATCTGATAATGATATCTACAAGGTTTCTTTAACTTTAAAATTATCCCAAGAAAATGACGAACAATAA
- a CDS encoding YARHG domain-containing protein, producing the protein MKILKFTLITLFTISLMSCKKEATTEEKPKDSLTAKRDSVAIPEVHKEYYGIYTGEFAGKGELYDNETEEYYEGTDYKRLSLKINRITQDSVYGQSIVNGIQRPFRGVFNEGTQSFVLDEPGNDKTDGRFEIKLKNDSITGKWTAFNKSAVKAPLKNLKLIKKEFVYNPNFMLDENSELIDWENPKDFKEKYTDEETGKTETYTTSKNRIASDAVFKINASKQKLSEKDLKNLRKLDMEIIKNSVFARHGYSFKKQTYRNFFEQTDWYIPVSNNVDSELSPMEKDNVALLNRFIKYAEDKYDSFGR; encoded by the coding sequence ATGAAAATTTTAAAATTTACCTTAATCACTCTCTTTACCATCAGCTTAATGAGCTGTAAAAAAGAAGCAACAACCGAAGAAAAACCTAAAGACAGTTTAACTGCAAAAAGAGATTCTGTGGCAATCCCAGAAGTTCATAAAGAATACTACGGAATTTACACCGGAGAATTTGCAGGCAAAGGAGAGCTTTATGACAACGAAACCGAAGAATATTACGAAGGAACAGATTATAAAAGACTTTCATTAAAAATCAACCGAATTACTCAGGATTCTGTGTACGGACAAAGTATTGTGAATGGAATTCAGCGTCCGTTTCGCGGGGTTTTCAATGAAGGCACTCAATCTTTTGTTCTTGACGAGCCCGGAAATGACAAAACTGACGGAAGGTTTGAAATTAAGCTAAAAAACGACAGTATCACCGGAAAATGGACTGCTTTTAATAAATCTGCCGTAAAAGCTCCTTTAAAAAACTTAAAATTGATTAAAAAAGAGTTCGTTTATAATCCGAATTTTATGCTGGATGAAAACTCTGAATTGATTGATTGGGAAAATCCAAAAGATTTTAAAGAAAAATATACCGACGAAGAAACCGGAAAAACAGAAACTTACACCACTTCAAAAAACAGAATTGCTTCTGATGCGGTTTTCAAAATCAACGCTTCTAAACAGAAATTAAGCGAAAAAGATTTGAAAAATCTTAGAAAACTGGATATGGAGATCATTAAAAACTCTGTTTTTGCAAGACACGGATATTCCTTCAAAAAACAAACCTACAGAAATTTTTTTGAGCAAACCGATTGGTACATCCCTGTTTCTAATAACGTTGACAGCGAACTGTCACCTATGGAAAAAGACAATGTTGCTTTGCTGAATCGTTTCATCAAGTACGCTGAAGATAAATATGATTCTTTTGGAAGATAA
- a CDS encoding ribosomal maturation YjgA family protein → MKFRFSAKYLLLTILIFLVEVLIATVLKDNFFIRAYLGDVIVVMLLYTFVKSFVIINETKLIIGIFAFSCLVEFAQFFHIADKLGFQPGSLMYIVIGNSFSWIDILCYGVGCLILYVFTKFKPKNEDN, encoded by the coding sequence ATGAAATTTAGATTTAGCGCAAAATACCTTCTTTTAACCATCCTTATCTTCCTTGTTGAGGTTTTAATTGCAACGGTTTTAAAAGACAATTTCTTTATCAGAGCTTATCTGGGAGATGTGATTGTGGTAATGTTGCTGTATACTTTTGTGAAAAGCTTTGTCATCATCAACGAAACAAAGTTAATCATCGGGATTTTTGCTTTTTCGTGCCTGGTTGAGTTTGCTCAATTTTTCCATATTGCAGATAAATTAGGCTTCCAACCGGGAAGCCTGATGTATATCGTAATCGGAAATTCTTTCTCATGGATTGATATTTTGTGTTACGGAGTTGGTTGCTTAATTTTATATGTTTTCACAAAATTCAAACCAAAAAATGAAGACAATTAA
- a CDS encoding DUF6268 family outer membrane beta-barrel protein encodes MKKGLLTAFYCLAHFSCWVNAQTGMSGELKTEYILHSSYIRPEDSVKTDSKSDFKRVDLSFNIPLSIKKNEDGKVKSWSLLANGSYAKMSHRNYETQLFPDQMLNAQVGLQHLRPLGRKWNMMMTASVGVYTDLENVDFDDVLGQGGVLFIKNFNPNLALGLGPVLTTAFGVPMIMPWIYFDWKTGNKIKFNINFPEGMEAGYQFTDKFALKAVVGLNGMTIERNKDGKSVLLGYQQITAGLRPEVKINESVSLKLTGGTALLRSFNENERKIKSIFKMKKGEDPRFSSTFYVAVALRWNLP; translated from the coding sequence ATGAAGAAAGGTCTTTTGACTGCTTTTTATTGTTTGGCCCACTTCAGTTGTTGGGTAAATGCACAGACCGGAATGTCCGGGGAGCTTAAAACAGAATATATTCTGCACTCCAGCTATATTCGTCCGGAGGATAGTGTGAAAACGGATTCGAAGAGCGATTTTAAAAGGGTAGATCTAAGCTTTAATATTCCATTATCAATAAAGAAAAATGAGGATGGTAAAGTGAAGTCGTGGTCTTTACTCGCCAATGGTTCTTACGCTAAAATGTCTCACAGAAACTATGAAACTCAGCTGTTTCCTGATCAAATGCTGAACGCTCAGGTCGGTTTGCAACATTTAAGACCTTTAGGCAGAAAATGGAATATGATGATGACGGCATCTGTCGGTGTCTATACAGATCTTGAAAATGTAGATTTTGATGATGTTTTAGGACAGGGTGGAGTGCTTTTTATTAAAAACTTTAACCCTAATCTTGCTCTTGGTTTAGGGCCTGTTCTGACCACTGCGTTTGGAGTTCCAATGATTATGCCCTGGATTTATTTTGATTGGAAAACAGGCAATAAAATTAAGTTTAACATCAATTTCCCAGAAGGAATGGAAGCCGGCTATCAGTTCACGGACAAATTTGCATTAAAAGCTGTTGTTGGTTTAAACGGAATGACCATAGAAAGAAACAAGGACGGAAAATCTGTATTACTGGGATATCAACAGATCACAGCAGGCTTAAGGCCGGAAGTTAAGATCAATGAATCAGTAAGCCTGAAATTAACGGGAGGAACAGCTTTATTGAGAAGTTTCAATGAAAACGAACGCAAAATAAAAAGCATTTTTAAGATGAAAAAAGGCGAAGACCCCCGATTTTCAAGCACATTTTATGTAGCAGTTGCCCTGCGTTGGAATTTACCCTAA